The proteins below are encoded in one region of Flavobacterium nackdongense:
- the lpxD gene encoding UDP-3-O-(3-hydroxymyristoyl)glucosamine N-acyltransferase: protein MKFTAEQIAGVLGGEVIGNPKAEVYKLSKIEEGSEGSISFLANPKYLPYIYSTQATITIVNNSFIPEAELQTTLIKVEDAYMSFTKLLEFYDQATKASKSGIEQPVFLPDSVQYGANLYLGCFSYIGENTQIGDNVKIYPNCFIGEKVKIGNNVTIFAGAKIHSETVIGDNSVMYSGVVIGADGFGFAPNADGTYSKIPQIGNVIIEDGVEIGANTTIDRATMGSTIIRNGVKLDNQIQIGHNVEIGENTVIAAQTGIAGSTKIGKNCMIGGQVGIVGHLTIGNNVKIQAQSGVARNIKDDEVLQGSPTFAYSDFSKSYVHFKNLPKIVTEIEELKKEIENKKHANNG, encoded by the coding sequence ATGAAATTTACAGCAGAGCAAATAGCCGGTGTCTTAGGCGGTGAAGTCATCGGTAATCCAAAAGCCGAAGTGTATAAATTGTCTAAAATTGAAGAAGGTTCAGAAGGTTCCATCAGTTTTTTGGCAAATCCAAAATATTTACCTTATATCTATTCAACTCAGGCGACCATCACAATTGTGAACAATTCCTTTATTCCTGAAGCTGAATTGCAAACTACTCTCATCAAAGTTGAGGATGCTTATATGTCTTTTACTAAATTATTGGAATTTTACGATCAAGCAACAAAGGCAAGTAAAAGTGGCATCGAACAGCCAGTATTTCTTCCCGATTCTGTGCAATATGGAGCCAATTTGTATCTTGGCTGTTTTAGTTATATCGGCGAAAACACCCAGATTGGCGATAATGTCAAAATTTATCCCAATTGTTTTATTGGCGAGAAGGTAAAAATTGGGAATAATGTTACTATTTTTGCAGGCGCAAAAATTCATTCCGAAACGGTTATTGGTGATAATTCTGTGATGTATTCCGGAGTAGTCATTGGTGCTGATGGTTTTGGTTTTGCTCCCAATGCGGATGGCACGTATTCGAAGATTCCACAAATTGGGAATGTCATTATAGAAGATGGCGTTGAAATTGGAGCCAATACGACCATAGACCGCGCTACGATGGGATCAACGATTATCCGGAATGGGGTGAAATTGGACAATCAAATTCAAATCGGTCATAATGTGGAAATCGGTGAGAACACTGTAATTGCTGCTCAAACTGGTATTGCCGGTTCGACCAAAATTGGTAAAAATTGTATGATTGGTGGTCAAGTGGGCATTGTTGGGCATTTGACAATTGGCAATAACGTTAAAATTCAAGCCCAATCTGGTGTGGCTCGAAATATAAAAGACGACGAGGTTTTACAGGGAAGTCCAACCTTTGCATACAGTGATTTTAGTAAATCCTATGTGCATTTCAAAAATTTGCCCAAGATTGTTACCGAAATAGAAGAATTAAAAAAAGAAATAGAAAACAAAAAACACGCAAACAATGGTTAA
- a CDS encoding bifunctional UDP-3-O-[3-hydroxymyristoyl] N-acetylglucosamine deacetylase/3-hydroxyacyl-ACP dehydratase, with protein sequence MVKQKTIVTEISLTGVGLHTGKEVTMTFKPGPANNGITFVRKDLEGQPIIEADANYVVNTQRGTNLEKLGVKIQTPEHVLAAIVGCDIDNIIIELDASELPIMDGSSKYFVEAIEKAGIQEQDAKRNIYVVKEIISFMDEDSGSEIIVMPSDSYSVTTMVDFGTKVLGTQNATMKSISEFKTEIAESRTFSFLHELEFLLEEGLIKGGDLNNAIVYVDKEISEKTMNNLKVAFGKDELTVKPNGILDNLTLHYPNEAARHKLLDVIGDLSLIGTRIQGKVIANKPGHFVNTQFAKKLAKIIKIEQRNYVPVYDLNQEPLMDIHKIMSVLPHRPPFLFIDRILEMSDSHIVGLKNVTMNESFFVGHFPGAPVMPGVIIVEAMAQTGGILVLSTVPDPENYLTYFMKIDNVKFKQKVLPGDTLTFKCELITPIRRGICHMQANAYANGRLVAEAELMAQISKKQ encoded by the coding sequence ATGGTTAAACAAAAGACTATCGTAACTGAAATTTCACTAACCGGAGTTGGGCTACACACAGGAAAAGAAGTCACCATGACTTTCAAACCTGGTCCTGCCAACAACGGTATAACTTTCGTTCGTAAGGATTTAGAGGGTCAACCTATAATTGAAGCCGATGCCAATTATGTTGTAAACACACAAAGAGGTACTAATTTAGAAAAATTAGGAGTAAAAATACAAACTCCCGAGCACGTTTTGGCGGCCATTGTTGGTTGTGACATCGATAACATTATTATAGAATTAGACGCTTCTGAACTGCCGATAATGGATGGTTCTTCAAAATATTTTGTAGAGGCCATTGAAAAAGCGGGTATCCAAGAACAAGATGCGAAACGCAATATTTACGTAGTAAAGGAGATTATTTCATTTATGGACGAGGATTCTGGAAGCGAAATCATTGTGATGCCAAGCGATTCCTACTCAGTAACCACGATGGTCGATTTTGGTACCAAAGTTTTGGGAACTCAAAATGCTACGATGAAATCTATCTCAGAGTTTAAAACTGAAATAGCCGAGTCGAGAACTTTTAGTTTTCTTCATGAACTAGAATTCTTGTTGGAAGAAGGATTAATAAAGGGAGGAGATTTGAATAATGCCATTGTTTATGTCGATAAAGAAATTTCGGAAAAAACAATGAACAACCTCAAAGTGGCTTTCGGAAAAGACGAATTGACCGTAAAACCGAATGGAATTTTAGACAATTTGACTTTGCATTATCCCAACGAGGCGGCAAGACACAAATTACTAGATGTTATTGGTGATTTATCCTTGATTGGTACTCGAATTCAGGGGAAGGTAATTGCCAATAAACCAGGTCATTTTGTTAATACTCAGTTTGCAAAAAAATTGGCCAAAATTATTAAAATCGAACAGCGAAATTATGTTCCTGTGTACGATTTGAATCAAGAACCTTTGATGGACATACATAAAATTATGTCTGTTTTGCCTCATAGACCTCCATTTTTATTTATCGATAGAATTCTGGAAATGTCGGACAGTCATATCGTAGGCTTAAAAAATGTTACTATGAACGAAAGTTTCTTCGTAGGCCATTTTCCTGGAGCTCCCGTTATGCCTGGTGTAATTATCGTAGAAGCTATGGCCCAAACAGGGGGGATTTTGGTATTAAGTACTGTGCCAGATCCTGAAAATTATTTGACCTATTTTATGAAAATAGACAATGTAAAATTCAAACAAAAAGTCTTGCCTGGAGATACATTAACTTTCAAATGTGAACTGATTACTCCTATACGAAGAGGAATTTGTCACATGCAAGCCAATGCTTACGCCAATGGAAGATTAGTTGCCGAGGCGGAATTGATGGCGCAAATTTCAAAAAAACAGTAG